The DNA window GAGACATGTCTCCCACATTAACAGGTACCGTCATGGCTAATGCtgcttttgaagaagacCCAACTCGATACGAAGAGGTGGATGTTAAACATGCAAATATAATAGCTACAGGTTTGAATAAGAAGCAATTAAGAGTTGTCAACGGTCTTGGATCATTTATGGGCTCGAAAGAAATGGTTGATCTCAGTCTCAAAACTCCAAAATTACATATATCAGAACAGCCATGGAcgttttcaaattggtATAAACATTTAAACTGGTTAAACATTATACTGGTTATAGTCATACCATTGATCGGATGGATGGTATATTTCACCAATGCAGTgccattgaaaagagaaactTTTTATTTCGCTATATTTTACTATGGTATTGGAGGACTTTCAATAACTGCTGGCTATCATAGGTTATGGTCACACAGATCATATTCCGCAATATGGCCATTGAGACTgttttttgctttttttggCGCTGCATCTGTAGAAGGTTCTATTAAATGGTGGGGCCACTCTCATAGAATTCACCATAGATACACTGACACTAAGAGAGATCCATATGATGCAAGACGTGGTCTCTTTTATTCGCATATGGGTTGGATGATCTTGAAGCCAAATCCGAAATACAAAGCTAGGGCTGACATTTCTGATTTAAATGACGATTGGATAGTTAGATTTCAACACCGTCACTACATTCCTATCATGGTACTTTCCGCATTTATTGTTCCATCTCTTGTCTGTGGACATTTCTTCGACGATTATTTGGGTGGATTCATATACGCCGGAATAATAAGAGTCTTTATGATACAGCAAGCTACCTTTTGTATCAATTCAATGGCGCATTATATTGGCACACAACCTTTTGATGATAAAAGAACTCCTCGTGATAATTGGCTCACTGCATTGGTCACATTTGGTGAAGGCTACCATAATTTCCACCATGAATTTCCTACTGATTACAGAAATGCAATTAAATGGTACCAATACGATCCAACTAAAGTTTTTATTTACTTATCCTCAATAATTGGTCTTTCTTCCAATCTGAAAAAATTCCCACAAAATGCAATTGAACAAGGTTTAATTCAacagattgaaaaaaaaattaattcaCAGAAAAGAAACTTAAATTGGGGCCCAAGACTTACAGACTTACCAGTTTGGAATTATAGTGAATTTCAAAGgcaaattgaaaaaaatgaaaggaAATTAACTATTATCGGTGGAGTTGTTCATGATGTCACAGATTTCATAAATGAGCATCCCGGTGGTGAACCATTGATCAAGGAGGCATTAGGTAAAGATGCCACAAGAGTATTTAGCGGAGGTGTTTATTCTCATTCAAATGCTGCTTATAATATCTTGGCTACATTAAGAGTCGCTGTAATCAATGAGAAACAAAATACCGCTGTAACTTTTGCCCGTAAAAGAGGTGAAAAATATGACAGAACAAAGGCTAATTGAGGTGACAAAAGTCTTTATGCTTAGGCATTAATAATAAGCAGCTTTCCTTCATGGTTATCTGATCAGATTTTCATGTAGTTCACTCAAAATTTaggaaaacttttcaatattatcagTATATGTGTATAGCTGtttaaatataaattgGTTCcttaaatatttttttcgtATCATGCTTGGATgatagaaaagaaacaaaagtCGACATCTATACTTTATTATATATCTACacatttgaattcttcaagcCTCCCTCATTTAtccttttttgaaaattgacTCCTAATGGGAGGTTCCTCGCAAAATATTCTGTCTAATAGTCGTTACCACCTTCATCGATTAAAGCCATGATCATTCTGTATaagtagaagaagaacatCAATAGATGGAAACctaatttcaagaaactCTCTCTCTTATGTTTACCTAAGGTCctgaaaatttcagtaGCATCTAATAATTGAACTTTAGTGTAAATTTTGTTCAAGTTATAGGCTAAAACTGGTAAGTTTACCAAAAAGACGAACCAGTACCCGTTtactaaaaataataaacttATGAATGCATGTAAAGCGGCTTCTGGCATGATTAACTTATTCACTTTTGAGCATAATTCAATTGGGTTGATATAATCTGCTTCTAAATCAGCATATAATATAGTGAAATGAACTTGTCCAAATAAATTGATACAGTTTGCTATAACAgcaaaaataaataacCAGGCACCCATTGTATAAAAAATACTCTTCGAAGTTTTGCGAGTGTTATATTAGTTGATTGAATTGAACGGTATATAACAAATTTGCGGATGTTACTAACTTGATCTAGGCTGGAATGTTGTTGATATCGAATGACAAAAGTTGTCAGACCCTAATATATGTTGATTAAgtcaaaacaaaattacaGATACTTGTGCCGAAACTAATAACATACGATCACGCTGTAACttgccaaaaaaattttcttttggtAATAGCTTTACCCCTCCTTCGTCCCTTGCAACCACCATGGatatacaaaaaaaaaacgaaaaattcaaaagtcACGGGatcaaattaaaaaatatcaaatttactCCGATACGGGGAGTCGAACCCCGGTCTCCACGGTGAAAGCGTGATGTGATAGCCGTTACACTATATCGGATTATATTTGGTTGTAACATAACAACTGGGGAACTACAACATTAAGCTCTAAGTTCGCATGACTGATTTCCCAGAATCAAAACCTAAATACCCGCTAtccaatttattaaactAAATAATTCACATTAGtgaatttggttgaatattagtgaaaacttttcatagacgcaacttttgtcatcttgaagaattccacactataaaagggaattcttcttcatatttgtccttaatcttttattttactttataattttatatattaaaaaagacAAGCTTTTGATACGCTTTTAGCTATAGTTATAAGATCAGATCGATTCCAAGCTCCCTGTCCCTGGGTTAGAATATGCACAAGCCGTGTCATATTCCCTCCGTATTATCTGTCTTGTTACCGTATTGAACTTACAATATTGATGGAGAAAGAGACTTTTGCATATATAGCCTAGGATATTCATTATAGCAAGATCCATCGAATGCATCGGCAGTCTTTTATAGCATTTAACTATGTAGGAGCAGCTGACTATTTCATCATAGAATATTCACTCGCAGGACCACTCGCAAACTATTATTAATTCTAACAACATTGTTGGAAATGACAGTACATGGACATTTACAATAGGTTAGGAGCTACACCAACAAACTTGTGACAAAACTAAAACGATTTCAATGTTAGCGAATCAGTGATAAGAGGTTGTTGAATGTTTGctaaatttttatattagttttttaataattaGTTCGTATGTGActaattgaattttggaaaatgttATAGAGGATTGCTATCAACATTCTTTGACCGACAAgctaaaaaatatgaacaATAGTTCTCTATACTTTTGGAATAATAATCATGCAGGTAAAGGTTAGATATTCAGAGCTTTCGTTTACAAGTGGCTTTGAGGCAATAACATACGACTTTTGACGAAAGTATAAATACagaaattatatatttttgtcGTCGCTATCTGCTAATGTCACAGAGAAAGCAGTTGAACTGCTTTGTCTCCGACACCTTACCCCTCACAACAATGAACTATTTTCCTAAAAATATActcaagaagaaatgatgTTTAAAAAATGCCAATTAAGCAAGCGCCATCACAATGAACTAAAACATGGCAAACTAGAGTATGAGCACAGTATTGCCATAAAATCTGCAGAAATCATTTAGAAATTCATGTAATGCTGAATCAGTAaacttcttctaattttttttcccttGTGTACTGTCGTAAAATTATGTTAATGTATTCACTCAAATTAATTTCACGTaggttttgaaatttgatgataCCTACGTAGCAAACAGCTTACATATACTCTAAGTCAACTTTATAAATGTGTCAAATACGGTTTTGACAGCCAATCGATGATGGATACTATTGAAATACTTTTAATAGTATCCGGTATCATACACACATtacatcaaaaattatacaTGATATTCGAGAACTTCCCAGGAAACACCATTGACATCGATGGTTTCCCCCTTCTCCAAAGagtcaaattttgttggGAATTGGTCAACGTTAGAACCGTAATTTATAAGCTTTTGGTGAGAACCGTCTGAGTTTTGAACGAATCTAATAAAGTTTAAACCTTTAATGGAGCTATCATCAAGATCGCCCAATAGACCTTGAATCCACTTGCCggtaacaataataataccatACTTATTAGAGTTTGTGACCTTGAGGACGATGGATCTACCATTTGCTGCAGCTGAATCAgttaaaatcaatttaccgctttcaatatcaattggTTGCCATATCTCTTCGAATTCAACAGCTCTGTCATCACCGAACGGGAAAATTGTACCAGATTCCTGAAGAACTCCACTGTCCCAAGTTTTCCAATTGGTATCGACAGGATCAGAACTTGCATTTGGAACTTTTAGGTAAACGTTAGAATCAAATGCCATTCTAAAAACTTGTCTAACATTTGTCTCATCCACTTTAGTGACGTCGACATCTTTATTTGTACCTGCGAAGGCCCATTCGAATGGAAATTCTACTTCTTTCTCTCCAGCTGGTTTAATAAGGGGACgtaaagaaataaaatgacCGTCATCAGAAACTGATGATAGGGTAAATGTTCTTTCGTTGTTTGTTCCAGCAACTCTGAATGAGATTCTCTTCAATAAGGATGGCATTTTTCGTTTGTGATGGAGTCTAATTTGAAGTGTTCAAATTCATAAAATGGTCCtgtatataaatactcTCGATTAGCTAATACGGAAAGTGGCAAAAACCTCCGTTTTCaatactgaaaaattaaatgacGCAGAGTACTAAGCGTCGCGACTTATTCTCTGTTCCtgattatataataaagaTTTATCAAAGGAAAACGCAAGTCATTAAGATATTTAGAAATTGAGATCATTTCCTTTCATAAAATGTTTTTATACACATTGCCAGCATAGTACGTACAGAAAAACGCtattaataaatattcacagtaaatatatttaaagATAGGAATGCCTCTTTAACGAAGGGTTTCGAAACtaaatgagaaaaaaaggaTCTTTCACTAGTTAATAAATTATAAGAACTGCCTGTTTTTGTCACGATCGATACAGATTATTAACTTTAAAATAATATGGGggaaaaataatgaaacgAATGATTTTAGCCCAATGCCTCATGTGTAAGTCTAATGCTCTTCCATTGATATATTAAAGAAGCGAATGACTTGTAGTGGGGAAACGAAGAAGCTTTCACACAACGATGGATTGATTTTAGTGCAATTGTTTAATTCGAACACTGGCCTGGATATTGTCTATCAGTCAATGGCTGTGGGAATAATCCGTATTCAATTAATCTTGAAGCATCCCATTCAATACTGGTTTCGGTCTTGTAACACCAGAAAATCCAACCCCCTCTCATTTCGAATGCATCTAACTGAGCTTCGATAAAACGTCTTGTGTTTTGCTTTCTTTCATCTGACCAACTGGTAATATCTTCGTTATTATCACAAGAGCCTTGATAGTATGAAGTGTCGCTACCTTTAACGTAGCTACCGTCATAACGTGCACCAATACCGACACCGTTCAACCACTTAGTACAATCAGTTAGTGCAGCAGAAAATTCACCAGCAACAGTCCAATGTGCCTCACTCAAGACACCAGTACCCCATTGACAAGcagtttgaattttttcgTCCATGGTGGTAGCTAATTCTCCTGTAGAAAACACTTggtaatgatgatgatcaATCGTGATACCCCAAGCGCCATCTTCTAAAGTTAAGAAATCATCCCAGTAGTTATATGCCTCGAAAGCATCatgaataataatgttTTGATTACTATTTAAGGTGTTTCTCAAGTAATCGTATGCTGGAATGTAATAatcattcttcaatttatctAAATCAATAGATGGACCTAAAGGTTCgtttaataattcaatacCGATGATTGTGTCAGCATAACTCTCAGCAGAGTACTTCTGTAAGATGTATTCCAATACTTCAGAAgtaatattgatattttcgCTATAATTTAAGAAGTTAACTGCGTCTCTTAGACCAGAGTTATCAAAACCATTTTGAGAACCCGCAGCACCGTGTAAATCAACCCAGACCTTCAAACCGTATTTCTTAGACCATGCAATAGCTTCATCCAagaatatttcttgaacACCACTAACGTATGGATCACTTTCCAAAGTCTTGAAAGCCCAGTAACCGACTGGAATTCTTACTAGATTGAATCCTAAAGATGCAATTTGtttgaaatcttcttctgtgTAGAATGTTCCCCAATGTTCTAACAATCTAATGGCTGCTTCATCACGACCTAAAGTCTGACAGTAATGATATTCATCAACAGGAACGTCATCGCCAAAAGCTTCGAATAAAGATGGTGTAATATATGGCTCAAGAACTAACCAACCACCGATATTAAGACCACGGATTGGTTCATTTGCGGAATAATCGTAGTATCttttttcataaaattgaaCTGAATCTGAAGATTTTGGTGGAACAGGTGTTGATGATATCACcttaaagaaaagagtgaTGGTAAATAAGagcttcaaaatcataGAACAGTTTGGAGTGACCTGCTTAATGTCGAAGAGAAAGTTTTATGtcgaagaaagaaaaaagaataatctCAGCtcaattcaaaaatgaaaatttatttcatatttataatgaaattggCACGTAATGTTGCAAACTGCTTATGGTGGTGAGTGAGTATGCACTAAAAAAGATTGAACGAAAAGAAGAAACGCCAGaaaaaagaggaagaagaaaagaaacaatCGACTGCAATGCTTCgaaatattccaaaacTTACAGCCATCTCAGAACTCCCGAATGTCGATGACGAAGAGCCATTTAAAATGCGCTactttattattagaaCAACATCATGCAAAACCGTTGCTAATTGCAAACGAGACATTGAATATCATCAAGCTCAGTCTTacgaatttttttttgaaccaaaactgaaatttttctcgaTCCGGAAAATCATCAAGTACTCCAGCGAAGTATTTTTACCCAAGACGGTATAAAATTCAGTGGTCGGGGCTATGGAAAATCGTTTTCCGGACAttaaaaatagaagattTGAACCCTACTAGTACTGCAGGAATCTCTAGAcgatttgaaagaagagaaaagagagaaaaaaaaattggttgaGGTCTCCAAACACGCACAAGAGTACGCTTACGCACTCTTGATCCGGTGAGTCGTTTCTAATTCGTTGCAGAAACACCTCTTTTCCTCCAAAAGTCACTGACAGCCCACCATTCCACATTATGCCACTTAATCGCATTGATAACACTCTTGGGAATTTGTTCAACAACCTTGTAACCCATACCTCTCAAGTTTTTCACCGTCTCCTTGCCAATCATATTTATACTTTCAATCTCTAATTGATCAGGCAGTAATTGATGATGTATCCTAGGATATGCTATTGTTTCCAGTAACGGCATGTTATACCAGTAAGTTCTTATGATCGCCTGAAGAATGCTTGGTGTAATTCTTGATCCACCAGACGCACCAAGAATGAAATCTGGCTTatctaattcatttaaGATTATCGTGGGAGCTGTTGAAGACAGTGGTCTCTTTTTAGGTTCTATCAAATTATAAATTGATGGTGATAAATCGAAactatttgatttattgatttgCGCAAAATCATCCATCTCATTGTTTAATATAATTCCGGTGTTTGGATCATGAATCAGTGATCcgaataataaattaactGTCGTAGTTAAAGAAACCGCATTACCAAACTTATCAACGACACTTAAATGTGCAGTCCCATGAGGATCATTTATTTCATACAAAGGTTCATACATTGTCCAATTTTCTAGagttttaaaagatttgtGTCCATTACCTTCCACTCGAATATTATCTTTTATCTTACAAACTGCATGTTTAGTccaatttgaagataaaatcTCCAGTATATTTTCAGGGAGATGAGTTTGATAATAAGTATAATCACCAAGTCTACTTCTAGCGCTAGCCATCCACTTCATCGTTTCAACTAATTGAAAAGTCGATTCATCCATATAATCAGCACCTTCTGTCGATGGAAAGTTATCCATAATTGTTAAAGCTGAAAGTAAAGCGGCTCCAGAACTTGAACCAGAACTTGTTAAAACGGTAAGATCATTGTTGGGGGCATATGGCCACCCACGTCTAATTCTTGATTGTAAAGGTTTGGATGTATGTACTTCATAATTGGCAAAATCTTGTTCTTTCACGATACCATTGTACTTATTAATTGCTTGAACCATAGATTTCACTATCCAATGATTTGGGTCATAGAAAGGAGCTACAGATCCATTTATActcaattcttttaaaacGTTAGAAAGTTTTGGCCTTGTAATACAGTCACCTTCCTGCAAAAcgtcatttttattatcatttaaGACAAAGGACCAATCGTCCTTCCAAGCCACAAATATatctttataaattttcagaGTTGCTCCTAATGCTTCGTCGATTTGCCAACCATTGTAACCTAAATCTATTATGGGGTCCAGCAACTGGGACCATGTGACGGTACCACTACCACTTTTATTGTAGAGCTCCCAAAGACCCATAAGTTCACCTGGTACAGCCACCGCCAAACCGCCAATCTTGGAAGCCAAGTCGTCGAGGCCTGTAAACATATCAGAGTGGGCATCCATAGGCGCCATTTCTCTGAAATCTATTGTTAGATGGTTATCGGTATTATTTGAAGCGAACGTCACGTAACCACCTCCGCCTATTCcagaattgaagaaattaacCATACCAATACATAGGGACAAAGTTACAGCGGCATCAGCAGCATTAGCAGTTGGATATTTGCTAAAGACATCATTAATTACAAGGTTATTGCAAAGTTCTAAATCGGAAGAGATTGCATTTTGCCTGCCCTTTTTCAACAACGAAGGGTCAGGTGTCATTGATGGATATCTATTTAACGGGTCAATATCGATATTCGGTTGATGTGGCAGGAATTCATTAGTGATTTTGAATACATTAGTTCTGTGATTCTGCACGGGAAATAGAAACTGTGTTGAAAGTTTTATAAACAGGAAGAATATCAGTATGGATTTCATCAGTGATATAACTATATGATGGTTTGATAGGGTgtttataaattttgatattgttaTATGAGTATCTTCTCCACTTTTATAAAAGAGAAAGTTCTGTGTAATTTAGTATTACATAAACATGTACCGAGAGATGTGGATAATCCGATAACCCAAAGTCCACGGATAGCGGATGCGGGAGATGCACGGCTACGTGGCGctaacaaaaaaaaaaaagaaatgggAGAAAGAATTGGTCAATAAGTCACGTCATGACGGTAAGAAAATGCACTAAATGGAAGACAATTGATAGAAATTCCGAGACCTCTGCATTATGAGGTTTTGGAATTTCTATTAAGTGCTAATACGtaactattttttttggagGAGAGGCGGGAATGATAAGTGATATAGCTTATGGAAGATTACGCCATTTTCAAGTAGCAAACCGGGTAACGTGCTTTTGTTTGTGGGAAAATCccagaaaaaaatgaaaggtGAAAGAAATGGGCAAAGAAGGCGATGGACAGAGATGTTGAGATAGTCTTCATTGTCAGAGCAGATCGAAAGGCACGGATATGGCAAGATATTATTGTGAATACTGCCACTCATATTTGACACATGATACTCTGAGTGTTCGTAAGTCGCATTTAATTGGTAAAAaccatttgaagataaCGGCGGATTATTATAGAAACAAATATGTTGAATTACatgagaaaagaaaagtaaaGAACCATAATAGAAAGAGGAATGGAAAAGGTCAAAATGAAGGTCAGAAACCTATAACGTTACGTTGTCCTAAAAACAAGGAAAAGAAGCAAATTGTCAAGTTAAATCGACTATATCATGATGAACTTAACAATACAAAACTTGACacactttcaaaattatacGAAGGATCCCCGGGCTACTCTAAAGTTTTTATTGATAGAAATAGGTTTGATATCGGAGATCTCGTGAAAATGACTCGACTACCACAACGTGCAAATGTCGTAGCTGGTAGCAACAgtaatattaataatggTACTTCAATGGAAAACCGAACTAGAAACGAAGTGTTTGTGAATCATTATAACGAGAAGAAAGACATTCTACCACCGCCGATGATACTAAGTCGCTGGAGTAATACACTACCGAAGACGTCGACATTCAATGACAATAATGCAATCATCAATACTACGATACAGGCGTACAAGACAAGATTACAAACGAAGAGACCAACTAGTGATGTTTCTACATCGACAAAttataaaagaagaaagtattAATTATTAAATGGAATCTCTATAGATGTATATATGACTAGATGTATATCTTACACGGTCGATGAGGAtagattgaaaataaatattgTGTTGTGCcaatgaaaagaaggaacGTTTGTAATGAATGTAATTACTgcttttcttcatctgatATTGTAGATACTTTTGATTGATTATAACTCAGTAGTACGGAAAGCATTAAACCCAAGAGACATATACCTATGAGACAAcatatgaagaaaattaatagTATGGCgagaatattttcaataggTTCATTGTAAGGTTCATCATTTGCGGCTAGTAGCTTAGCCACACTTTCTGTAGTAGTCTCATAAGATAGatatttattataaattttacTTAGTATTATCTCCACTCTGCATTTAGACCTTATGACCGTATTTTCCTCTATCATtgtattaaaaaaaattatattgttTTCTTTAACTTACTGCTACACCTTACCATCAACCAAGTTGACAGACAGTACAATATACATACCcttatatattataaatattcaataatgtaTGTATGTAGATCGCTAGTAACCGTGGCTATATACCGCATATTCGTTAAACTTACCTAATCCAAATAGCCCGCGGCACTTATTGAGGTATAAGCTCGGTTAAATTTTTCCGAAccaatataaaattaataagaCATTCGGTAATTAGCTTACTGAATTAGGAAAGGTACAAACAAAAACAGCAAAATTTATGCGAGTTCCTttactaattttttttttttgcatagaaaatataatatttcaCCGGTAATCACATTTCCTATTGCGGTAGCATTATATCGTACTTAACGATGATAGTAATGCGATAGGACGTTACCCTACCTACTATATGTGCTGTTATGGTTTTTTGCTATAATCTCTAGGGCATGCATTCTGAGGACCATTCGTATGATCGGTTCACAAACGACTCTACAATTTACACAGACGGATATATCCTTAGAGAAAAGAGACGTTTCCCCCTGCAGATAATGGATCCGGTCGACTCCAGCCGTTTGTCTATATAAACAATCACGTGAGGCCTGATTACGTTGCACCCACACACACATTACAGAGAAACGCTACCTAACTACGTATGCACGTAAACTATGATATTTATACGTGTGCGCGTACTGCGTTTTCGTTCGTGTACAACGATCTGCTACGgaaaattgatttgatgaggaaaggaaaaaaaaaaggaaatttttctctttggttaattaaaaaaaaaattatatttattcttAACTGCtgttgaaatatttattgatcTTTAGTTAATATTCCACAAAAGatatagaaagaaaaattcgtAAAGATGTCTGCTGCTCCAGCTCAAGGTGAAGTTCcaactttcaaattagTTCTTGTCGGTGATGGTGGTACCGGTAAGACCACTTTTGTCAAGAGACATTTAACTggtgaatttgaaaaaaaatatattgcTACGATTGGTGTTGAAGTTCATCCATTATCATTCTACACAAATTTCGGTGAAATCAAATTCGACTGTTGGGATACTGCTggtcaagaaaaattcgGTGGTTTAAGAGATGGTTACTACATTAATGCTCAATGTGGTATCATCATGTTCGATGTCACTTCAAGAATCACTTACAAGAATGTTCCAAACTGGCACAGAGATTTGGTCAGAGTCTGtgaaaatattccaatCGTTCTTTGTGGTAACAAAGTCGATgttaaagaaagaaaagttaaGGCTAAGACAATTACTTTCCacagaaagaagaatttacaATACTACGATATCTCTGCCAAATCTAATTACAACTTCGAAAAGCCTTTCTTATGGCTTGCAAGAAAGCTTGCTGGTAACCCACAATTAGAATTTGTCGCTTCTCCAGCTTTAGCCCCACCAGAAGTCCAAGTTGATGAACAATTAATGCAACAATATCAACAAGAAATGGAACAAGCTACCGCTCTACCATTGcctgatgaagatgacgcTGA is part of the Kazachstania africana CBS 2517 chromosome 1, complete genome genome and encodes:
- the OLE1 gene encoding stearoyl-CoA 9-desaturase (similar to Saccharomyces cerevisiae OLE1 (YGL055W); ancestral locus Anc_6.106), encoding MSPTLTGTVMANAAFEEDPTRYEEVDVKHANIIATGLNKKQLRVVNGLGSFMGSKEMVDLSLKTPKLHISEQPWTFSNWYKHLNWLNIILVIVIPLIGWMVYFTNAVPLKRETFYFAIFYYGIGGLSITAGYHRLWSHRSYSAIWPLRLFFAFFGAASVEGSIKWWGHSHRIHHRYTDTKRDPYDARRGLFYSHMGWMILKPNPKYKARADISDLNDDWIVRFQHRHYIPIMVLSAFIVPSLVCGHFFDDYLGGFIYAGIIRVFMIQQATFCINSMAHYIGTQPFDDKRTPRDNWLTALVTFGEGYHNFHHEFPTDYRNAIKWYQYDPTKVFIYLSSIIGLSSNLKKFPQNAIEQGLIQQIEKKINSQKRNLNWGPRLTDLPVWNYSEFQRQIEKNERKLTIIGGVVHDVTDFINEHPGGEPLIKEALGKDATRVFSGGVYSHSNAAYNILATLRVAVINEKQNTAVTFARKRGEKYDRTKAN
- the ERV14 gene encoding cornichon family protein (similar to Saccharomyces cerevisiae ERV15 (YBR210W) and ERV14 (YGL054C); ancestral locus Anc_6.102), translating into MGAWLFIFAVIANCINLFGQVHFTILYADLEADYINPIELCSKVNKLIMPEAALHAFISLLFLVNGYWFVFLVNLPVLAYNLNKIYTKVQLLDATEIFRTLGKHKRESFLKLGFHLLMFFFYLYRMIMALIDEGGNDY
- the HRI1 gene encoding Hri1p (similar to Saccharomyces cerevisiae YLR301W; ancestral locus Anc_6.101), with the translated sequence MPSLLKRISFRVAGTNNERTFTLSSVSDDGHFISLRPLIKPAGEKEVEFPFEWAFAGTNKDVDVTKVDETNVRQVFRMAFDSNVYLKVPNASSDPVDTNWKTWDSGVLQESGTIFPFGDDRAVEFEEIWQPIDIESGKLILTDSAAANGRSIVLKVTNSNKYGIIIVTGKWIQGLLGDLDDSSIKGLNFIRFVQNSDGSHQKLINYGSNVDQFPTKFDSLEKGETIDVNGVSWEVLEYHV
- the EXG1 gene encoding glucan 1,3-beta-glucosidase (similar to Saccharomyces cerevisiae EXG1 (YLR300W) and SPR1 (YOR190W); ancestral locus Anc_6.99); this translates as MILKLLFTITLFFKVISSTPVPPKSSDSVQFYEKRYYDYSANEPIRGLNIGGWLVLEPYITPSLFEAFGDDVPVDEYHYCQTLGRDEAAIRLLEHWGTFYTEEDFKQIASLGFNLVRIPVGYWAFKTLESDPYVSGVQEIFLDEAIAWSKKYGLKVWVDLHGAAGSQNGFDNSGLRDAVNFLNYSENINITSEVLEYILQKYSAESYADTIIGIELLNEPLGPSIDLDKLKNDYYIPAYDYLRNTLNSNQNIIIHDAFEAYNYWDDFLTLEDGAWGITIDHHHYQVFSTGELATTMDEKIQTACQWGTGVLSEAHWTVAGEFSAALTDCTKWLNGVGIGARYDGSYVKGSDTSYYQGSCDNNEDITSWSDERKQNTRRFIEAQLDAFEMRGGWIFWCYKTETSIEWDASRLIEYGLFPQPLTDRQYPGQCSN
- the ECM38 gene encoding gamma-glutamyltransferase (similar to Saccharomyces cerevisiae ECM38 (YLR299W); ancestral locus Anc_6.96) gives rise to the protein MKSILIFFLFIKLSTQFLFPVQNHRTNVFKITNEFLPHQPNIDIDPLNRYPSMTPDPSLLKKGRQNAISSDLELCNNLVINDVFSKYPTANAADAAVTLSLCIGMVNFFNSGIGGGGYVTFASNNTDNHLTIDFREMAPMDAHSDMFTGLDDLASKIGGLAVAVPGELMGLWELYNKSGSGTVTWSQLLDPIIDLGYNGWQIDEALGATLKIYKDIFVAWKDDWSFVLNDNKNDVLQEGDCITRPKLSNVLKELSINGSVAPFYDPNHWIVKSMVQAINKYNGIVKEQDFANYEVHTSKPLQSRIRRGWPYAPNNDLTVLTSSGSSSGAALLSALTIMDNFPSTEGADYMDESTFQLVETMKWMASARSRLGDYTYYQTHLPENILEILSSNWTKHAVCKIKDNIRVEGNGHKSFKTLENWTMYEPLYEINDPHGTAHLSVVDKFGNAVSLTTTVNLLFGSLIHDPNTGIILNNEMDDFAQINKSNSFDLSPSIYNLIEPKKRPLSSTAPTIILNELDKPDFILGASGGSRITPSILQAIIRTYWYNMPLLETIAYPRIHHQLLPDQLEIESINMIGKETVKNLRGMGYKVVEQIPKSVINAIKWHNVEWWAVSDFWRKRGVSATN
- the YHC1 gene encoding Yhc1p (similar to Saccharomyces cerevisiae YHC1 (YLR298C); ancestral locus Anc_6.94); the protein is MARYYCEYCHSYLTHDTLSVRKSHLIGKNHLKITADYYRNKYVELHEKRKVKNHNRKRNGKGQNEGQKPITLRCPKNKEKKQIVKLNRLYHDELNNTKLDTLSKLYEGSPGYSKVFIDRNRFDIGDLVKMTRLPQRANVVAGSNSNINNGTSMENRTRNEVFVNHYNEKKDILPPPMILSRWSNTLPKTSTFNDNNAIINTTIQAYKTRLQTKRPTSDVSTSTNYKRRKY
- the KAFR0A04795 gene encoding uncharacterized protein (similar to Saccharomyces cerevisiae YOR186W and YLR297W; ancestral locus Anc_6.93), which encodes MIEENTVIRSKCRVEIILSKIYNKYLSYETTTESVAKLLAANDEPYNEPIENILAILLIFFICCLIGICLLGLMLSVLLSYNQSKVSTISDEEKQ
- the GSP1 gene encoding Ran GTPase GSP1 (similar to Saccharomyces cerevisiae GSP1 (YLR293C) and GSP2 (YOR185C); ancestral locus Anc_6.90) translates to MSAAPAQGEVPTFKLVLVGDGGTGKTTFVKRHLTGEFEKKYIATIGVEVHPLSFYTNFGEIKFDCWDTAGQEKFGGLRDGYYINAQCGIIMFDVTSRITYKNVPNWHRDLVRVCENIPIVLCGNKVDVKERKVKAKTITFHRKKNLQYYDISAKSNYNFEKPFLWLARKLAGNPQLEFVASPALAPPEVQVDEQLMQQYQQEMEQATALPLPDEDDADL